In one window of Meiothermus sp. DNA:
- a CDS encoding AMP-binding protein, translated as MAQSRKLTTVQAALRVLAYLAEHPEGVEAARLAAFLGKSLSTAYALLASLVSEGFAEREGSTYRLSRTALAPAPTRLAEPEKLSDALEELYLRTRERSYLALLNHEGRLRLSTRGRQGLPKLAGLEEQVFEGFHALALGKAVLAFLDAEAQAPHLQNLRAFTHLTITDPLTLEEELTKVRQMGFAVELEEHADGISGVAAPIFGPDGVVMGALGVVVPSRRFPYAFTRLVQAVQEVARAASSRSRVEPPQGEAKPLPPSEPVYLGSASEETPVWAPKALVEQANLQDYPSEHRKSLEHPEAFWGAWAGRFHWFTPWRQVQEISAPNHRWFVGATTNITYNALDRHAEGPRRNQLALIALAGDGNVHKLTYRELRDLTARLAGGLLSLGIKPGDRVAVYMPTSLEMALTFLACARIGAVHVAVPAGLGSQALRERLQDTGARLLVAADRMYQGGRTLHFTHLIEEATQGLDIPVLWFSRGGARRSLEFWDLLEAHRPTTRALPVDSEHPLFILYTSGSTGKPKGVVHVHGGYMVGITYHLRTLFDLKEGEISWATADLSWIVGHSYGLYAPLLEGLTTVLRAERLDYPDPNSFYETLEDCGVNVLIISPTWLRTLRKHGDEFAQKAHLSDLRLVASVGEYLAPEVWHWAAKHLAHVVDHWWQTETGGPCLSTPLCMPAKPGKVGFPLPGVEVQVVDAAGRELPPGQKGHLVIRQPFPHFMRTFWNNDERYVEQWSRIPGCYSTGDIAVRDSEGYIAILGRSDDVIKAGEMRIGTAEIEGAMLSHPSVAEVAAVGLANPEVGEVIKVYVVLKTREASLEVRTILADKLQAHLRRQLGSIHLPTEVEIIDQLPRTKSGKILRRLLKAQELGDDPGDLSTLEP; from the coding sequence ATGGCCCAAAGCCGTAAACTCACCACCGTTCAGGCCGCCTTGCGGGTTCTGGCTTACCTGGCCGAGCACCCAGAGGGGGTGGAGGCCGCCAGACTGGCCGCTTTCCTGGGCAAAAGTCTTTCCACCGCCTATGCCTTGCTGGCCAGCCTGGTCTCGGAAGGTTTTGCCGAACGGGAGGGCAGCACCTACCGGCTATCCAGGACAGCCCTGGCGCCCGCCCCGACCCGCCTGGCCGAGCCAGAGAAGCTGAGCGATGCGCTGGAAGAGCTGTACCTGCGTACCCGTGAACGCTCCTACCTGGCCTTGCTCAACCACGAAGGCAGGCTGCGCCTGTCTACCAGGGGACGGCAGGGTTTGCCCAAGCTGGCCGGGCTGGAAGAGCAGGTATTCGAGGGTTTTCATGCCCTGGCCCTGGGCAAAGCCGTCTTGGCGTTTCTAGATGCCGAGGCCCAAGCACCCCACCTGCAAAACCTCCGGGCCTTTACCCACCTCACCATTACCGACCCCCTGACCCTCGAGGAAGAGCTGACCAAGGTACGCCAGATGGGGTTTGCGGTAGAACTCGAGGAACATGCCGATGGCATCTCCGGGGTGGCTGCACCCATCTTTGGCCCGGATGGGGTGGTGATGGGCGCTTTGGGGGTGGTGGTGCCCTCGAGGCGGTTTCCCTACGCTTTTACCCGACTGGTACAGGCCGTGCAGGAGGTGGCCCGGGCGGCCTCGAGCCGTTCGCGGGTAGAACCACCCCAGGGTGAAGCCAAGCCCCTCCCACCCAGCGAGCCGGTTTACCTGGGTTCGGCTAGCGAAGAGACCCCGGTCTGGGCCCCCAAGGCTTTAGTAGAACAGGCCAACCTCCAGGATTACCCATCGGAGCACCGCAAAAGCCTGGAACACCCCGAGGCCTTTTGGGGGGCCTGGGCCGGGCGGTTTCACTGGTTCACCCCCTGGAGACAGGTACAGGAAATTAGCGCCCCCAACCACCGCTGGTTTGTGGGAGCCACTACCAACATCACCTACAACGCCCTGGATCGACATGCCGAGGGCCCCCGCCGCAACCAGCTGGCCCTGATTGCCTTAGCAGGCGATGGCAACGTTCACAAACTGACCTACCGCGAACTGCGCGACCTGACCGCCCGCCTGGCCGGGGGGCTCTTGTCGCTGGGCATCAAGCCGGGCGACCGCGTGGCGGTCTATATGCCCACCAGCCTCGAGATGGCCCTGACTTTTCTGGCCTGTGCGCGCATTGGGGCGGTGCACGTGGCGGTTCCTGCGGGGTTGGGGAGTCAGGCTCTACGCGAACGCTTACAGGACACTGGGGCCCGTTTGCTGGTAGCCGCCGACCGCATGTACCAGGGTGGGCGCACCCTTCACTTCACACACCTGATCGAAGAGGCCACCCAGGGCCTGGACATACCGGTGCTGTGGTTTAGCCGGGGGGGTGCTCGCAGGTCGCTGGAGTTTTGGGATTTGCTCGAGGCCCACCGCCCCACCACCAGGGCCCTACCAGTGGACAGCGAACACCCCCTGTTCATCCTGTACACCTCGGGCTCCACCGGCAAGCCCAAGGGGGTGGTGCACGTGCACGGGGGCTATATGGTGGGTATCACCTACCACCTGCGCACCCTGTTTGACCTGAAGGAAGGCGAAATCTCCTGGGCCACCGCCGACCTGTCCTGGATAGTGGGGCATAGCTACGGCCTGTACGCCCCATTGCTCGAGGGCCTGACCACCGTACTGCGGGCCGAACGGCTCGACTACCCAGACCCCAACAGCTTCTACGAGACCCTGGAGGACTGCGGGGTCAACGTCCTGATCATCAGCCCCACCTGGCTGCGCACCCTGCGCAAACACGGCGACGAGTTTGCCCAGAAGGCCCACCTGTCCGACCTGCGGCTGGTGGCCAGCGTGGGCGAGTACCTGGCCCCCGAGGTCTGGCACTGGGCCGCCAAACACCTGGCCCACGTGGTAGATCATTGGTGGCAGACCGAGACCGGCGGGCCCTGCCTCTCCACGCCCCTCTGTATGCCTGCCAAGCCCGGCAAGGTGGGTTTTCCGCTGCCTGGGGTCGAGGTACAGGTGGTGGATGCAGCGGGGCGCGAACTTCCCCCGGGTCAGAAGGGCCATCTGGTCATCCGTCAGCCATTTCCCCACTTTATGCGCACCTTCTGGAACAACGACGAGCGCTACGTCGAACAGTGGAGCCGCATCCCAGGCTGCTACAGCACCGGCGATATTGCTGTGCGCGACAGCGAGGGCTACATAGCAATCCTGGGCCGCTCGGATGACGTGATTAAGGCTGGGGAAATGCGCATCGGCACGGCCGAAATCGAGGGGGCCATGCTTTCGCACCCCTCGGTGGCCGAGGTTGCAGCGGTCGGGCTTGCCAACCCCGAGGTAGGCGAGGTGATCAAGGTGTATGTGGTGCTCAAAACCCGCGAGGCGAGCCTCGAGGTACGCACCATCCTGGCCGACAAGCTCCAAGCCCACCTGCGCCGACAGCTTGGCAGCATCCACCTCCCCACCGAGGTTGAAATTATCGATCAGTTGCCCCGAACCAAGAGCGGCAAAATCCTGCGCCGCCTGCTCAAAGCCCAGGAACTCGGCGACGATCCAGGCGACCTCTCCACGCTGGAACCATGA
- the acs gene encoding acetate--CoA ligase, producing the protein MELEQLLKSKVSYQAPAALRQNANIPDFWAEYNRSLQDPEAFWGEQARQFNWFEPFERVLEWNFPDHRWFLGGQTNITYNALDRHAKGAKRNQVALLYLGEDGSEQKLTYGELLDRVSRLATGLKSLGVQKGDRVIIYMPLTLEGVMAMLACARIGAVHSVVYAGLGVSALRERIMDAGAKLVIAGDVSYRRGKPVDLESIVLQAIEDLDVHTVWFSRSKAVPEGPRFHDFNLLLWSHKPEAEAIPLDSEHPLFILYTSGSTGKPKGVVHVHGGYMVGTAYHLRSFFDVKDTDVYWATSDIGWIVGHSYIVYAPLLMGITSVLREGAPDYPNPAALWQAVERYRVNVMFTAPTAVRMFMKFGPEWPARHDLSSLRFIGVAGEPLNPEAWQWAVEHLMDGGQRGFVADNWWQTELGGPTLGTPLTLEGKPGFVGVPLPGVEAAVVDADGNEVAPGTGGLLALRRPFPHMMRTVWGNHTRYTQYWTEIPGNFYAAGDVASKTAEGYFTVLGRADDVLNVAGHRIGTADVESALVSHPAVAEAAVIGVPDPIKGENIKAFVVLRMGHEKTQALKTEIVQHVRLELGPIATPGELVFLDKLPKTRSGKILRRLLKAQEMGRDPGDLSTLEE; encoded by the coding sequence ATGGAACTCGAGCAACTGCTAAAATCCAAGGTCAGTTACCAAGCCCCCGCCGCCTTACGCCAAAATGCCAACATCCCGGACTTCTGGGCCGAATATAACCGCAGCCTGCAAGACCCCGAAGCGTTTTGGGGTGAGCAAGCCCGGCAGTTTAACTGGTTCGAGCCTTTTGAGCGGGTGCTCGAGTGGAACTTCCCCGACCACAGGTGGTTTTTGGGTGGGCAGACCAACATCACCTACAACGCCCTGGACCGCCATGCCAAAGGCGCCAAGCGCAACCAGGTAGCCCTTTTGTACCTGGGCGAGGACGGCAGCGAGCAAAAGCTTACCTATGGTGAGCTTCTGGATCGGGTTTCGCGCCTGGCCACCGGGCTAAAAAGCCTGGGGGTGCAGAAGGGCGACCGGGTCATTATCTACATGCCGCTCACCCTGGAAGGTGTGATGGCCATGCTGGCTTGCGCCCGCATCGGGGCCGTTCACTCGGTGGTGTATGCGGGCCTGGGGGTTTCGGCCCTACGCGAACGCATTATGGACGCAGGGGCCAAGCTCGTCATCGCAGGGGATGTCTCCTACCGGCGGGGCAAGCCGGTGGATCTGGAATCCATCGTGCTCCAGGCCATCGAAGACCTGGACGTGCACACGGTCTGGTTCAGCCGCAGCAAAGCAGTTCCAGAGGGGCCGCGCTTCCACGATTTCAACCTGCTGCTCTGGTCGCACAAGCCCGAAGCCGAGGCCATTCCCCTGGATAGCGAACACCCCTTATTCATCCTTTATACCTCGGGCTCCACCGGCAAACCCAAGGGGGTGGTGCACGTACACGGGGGCTACATGGTGGGCACCGCTTACCACCTGCGCTCATTCTTCGACGTGAAGGACACCGATGTCTACTGGGCCACCTCGGACATCGGCTGGATTGTGGGGCACAGCTATATTGTGTACGCACCGTTGCTGATGGGCATTACCAGCGTCCTGCGCGAGGGCGCGCCCGACTACCCCAACCCGGCAGCCCTCTGGCAGGCTGTGGAGCGGTATCGGGTGAATGTGATGTTCACCGCCCCCACCGCCGTGCGCATGTTCATGAAGTTTGGGCCCGAGTGGCCCGCTCGGCACGACCTCTCTTCGCTGCGGTTCATTGGCGTGGCCGGCGAACCGCTTAACCCCGAGGCCTGGCAGTGGGCGGTTGAACACCTGATGGATGGCGGCCAGCGCGGTTTTGTGGCCGACAACTGGTGGCAAACCGAGCTGGGCGGCCCCACCCTGGGTACCCCCCTGACACTGGAGGGCAAGCCCGGTTTTGTGGGGGTGCCTCTTCCGGGCGTGGAAGCAGCGGTGGTGGATGCGGATGGCAACGAGGTAGCGCCCGGAACAGGGGGTTTGCTGGCCCTGAGGCGCCCGTTCCCCCACATGATGCGCACCGTTTGGGGCAACCACACCCGCTATACCCAGTACTGGACGGAAATCCCCGGGAACTTCTACGCCGCCGGCGACGTGGCCAGCAAAACCGCCGAGGGCTACTTCACTGTGCTGGGCCGCGCCGACGACGTGCTCAACGTGGCCGGGCACCGCATCGGCACGGCAGACGTGGAGAGCGCCCTGGTCTCGCACCCCGCTGTAGCCGAGGCCGCCGTGATTGGGGTGCCCGACCCCATCAAAGGTGAAAACATCAAAGCTTTTGTGGTACTGCGAATGGGGCACGAAAAAACCCAAGCGCTCAAGACCGAGATTGTGCAGCACGTGAGGCTCGAGCTCGGCCCCATCGCCACCCCCGGCGAGCTGGTGTTCCTGGACAAGCTCCCCAAAACCCGCAGCGGCAAAATTCTTCGACGCTTGCTCAAAGCCCAGGAGATGGGGCGCGATCCCGGCGATCTAAGCACGTTGGAAGAGTAG
- a CDS encoding DUF4212 domain-containing protein has protein sequence MDKAKADAYWKANISLIRNLLIVWAVVSYGFGILLVQPLNNIKLGAVPLGFWFAHQGSIIIFVILIFIYVSQMNKIDQQFDVYE, from the coding sequence ATGGATAAAGCTAAGGCCGATGCGTACTGGAAGGCCAACATCAGCCTGATCCGTAACCTGCTTATCGTATGGGCAGTGGTTTCTTACGGTTTTGGCATTTTGTTGGTTCAGCCCCTCAACAATATAAAGCTCGGGGCCGTTCCGCTGGGCTTCTGGTTTGCCCACCAGGGTTCCATCATCATCTTCGTCATCTTGATCTTCATCTACGTTTCGCAGATGAACAAGATTGACCAGCAGTTCGACGTATACGAATAG
- a CDS encoding sodium:solute symporter family protein, which yields MSVELWTWIIVLLTFGLYVGIGIWARVRETEGFYVAGRGVPPIANGMATAADWMSAASFISMAGLISTLGYDGTIYLMGWTGGYVLLALLLAPYLRKFGKFTVPDFVGDRYYSQTARVVAVVAAVFVSFTYVIPQLVGVGTVFARYLGVPSITGLWIGVAVTALFAVLGGMKGITWTQVAQYTVLIIAYLIPGFAIASILTGNPIPQLALTFSDITTRLNQLQVDLGFTQYTQPFQRFDMLNILLITACLMFGTAGLPHVIIRFYTVPTVKDARASAGWALLFIALLYTTAPAISVFARYNLINTLNGKSIEEVRQIDWVAKWEKTGLLRFVDKDNNGIITIAKGNAFKFIPGTTRPDVNNPDTSSANEVFINNDIIVLSTPEVAKLAPLIIALVAAGGLAAALSTASGLLIVISSALSHDLYYRIINPRATEGQRLLIARIGILLAVLIAGYFGQNPPGFIAQLVAFAFGLAASSFFPAILLGIFDKRTTREGAIAGMIVGLVFTASYIIGTSYFGMPRWFLGVSPEGIGTVGMVLNLVITYFVSRMTPEPPKDVQELVESVRIPRGAKDAHYH from the coding sequence ATGAGCGTAGAACTCTGGACCTGGATCATTGTGCTCCTGACCTTTGGCTTGTACGTGGGAATTGGAATCTGGGCGCGGGTGCGCGAAACCGAGGGCTTTTATGTAGCCGGACGCGGCGTCCCCCCCATTGCCAACGGCATGGCCACCGCCGCCGACTGGATGAGCGCGGCTAGCTTCATCTCGATGGCGGGCCTGATCTCCACCCTGGGCTACGACGGCACCATCTACCTGATGGGCTGGACTGGCGGCTACGTGCTGCTGGCCTTGCTGCTAGCCCCCTACCTGCGCAAGTTTGGTAAGTTTACCGTGCCCGACTTCGTAGGCGACCGCTACTACTCCCAGACCGCCCGTGTGGTGGCGGTGGTGGCGGCCGTCTTTGTGTCGTTTACCTACGTCATCCCGCAACTGGTAGGGGTAGGTACGGTTTTTGCCCGCTATCTGGGAGTTCCCAGCATTACGGGGTTGTGGATTGGGGTGGCTGTCACAGCACTTTTTGCAGTGCTGGGCGGCATGAAGGGCATTACCTGGACCCAAGTAGCCCAGTACACCGTTTTGATTATTGCCTATCTGATTCCCGGTTTTGCTATTGCCAGCATTCTTACCGGCAACCCCATCCCCCAACTGGCCCTCACCTTTAGTGACATCACCACCCGCCTCAACCAGTTGCAGGTGGACTTGGGTTTTACCCAGTATACCCAGCCGTTCCAGCGCTTCGACATGCTCAATATATTGCTCATCACAGCATGTTTGATGTTCGGCACGGCGGGTCTGCCCCACGTGATTATCCGCTTCTACACCGTACCTACCGTGAAGGACGCCCGGGCCTCCGCTGGCTGGGCTCTGCTGTTTATCGCCCTGCTTTACACCACCGCCCCGGCCATCTCGGTGTTTGCGCGCTATAACCTGATCAACACCCTCAATGGCAAATCCATTGAAGAAGTGCGGCAAATCGACTGGGTGGCCAAGTGGGAGAAAACCGGCCTGCTGCGCTTCGTAGACAAGGACAACAACGGCATCATCACCATCGCCAAGGGCAACGCCTTCAAGTTCATTCCGGGCACGACCCGCCCCGACGTGAATAACCCCGATACCTCCAGCGCCAACGAGGTCTTTATCAACAACGACATCATCGTGCTGTCTACCCCCGAAGTGGCCAAACTAGCTCCGCTAATCATTGCTCTGGTGGCGGCTGGAGGTCTGGCGGCAGCGCTTTCCACAGCCTCGGGGCTTTTGATTGTTATTTCCTCGGCGCTCTCGCACGACCTGTACTACCGCATCATCAATCCGCGGGCCACCGAGGGCCAGCGCTTGTTGATTGCCCGCATCGGAATTCTGCTGGCCGTGTTAATTGCCGGTTACTTCGGGCAGAACCCACCAGGCTTTATTGCCCAGTTGGTGGCCTTTGCCTTTGGGCTTGCGGCCAGCAGCTTCTTCCCCGCCATACTCCTGGGCATCTTCGATAAACGCACCACCCGCGAGGGGGCCATTGCCGGGATGATAGTGGGGCTGGTCTTTACCGCCAGCTACATCATCGGCACCAGCTACTTTGGCATGCCCCGCTGGTTCCTGGGCGTGAGCCCGGAGGGTATCGGCACGGTGGGCATGGTGCTAAACCTTGTCATCACCTACTTTGTCTCCCGCATGACCCCCGAACCTCCCAAAGATGTGCAGGAGCTGGTGGAGTCGGTGCGGATTCCACGCGGCGCCAAAGACGCCCATTATCACTAG
- a CDS encoding putative nucleotidyltransferase substrate binding domain-containing protein → MNPIEFVREQAPFHLLPDEALHQVERGLEITFYPRGSKVLERNGPKSEHLYMIRKGEARLERDGQTVLHLEEGEVFGYPSLLSQDTPAFDVVAEEDLLVYRWPWAVFQKLLGYPAFAEMFTRGLAERLRLSTRAEGLGLVNVDMALPVGKLVTRPPVFVPRSFTVGEAAQVMRSHQISSVLVEGEPVGILTDRDLRNRVLAAGKGPDTPLQEVMSAPAKTLPASTPLFEALSFMVRQGIHHLPLEQDGQIIGLITDTVFMRQQTKSPLYLLRRLERTRNPGDLAGYGQELSGVAESLLLGGLGASEIGRSVSALNDQLVRILLELAEERLGPPPTPYAWIVFGSEGRMEQALLTDQDNALVYQQDTPEAAAYFEQLADFVVNGLIQAGFPPCPGGYMATRWRKPLSEWEQLFRHWLEAPKPQELLEAQIFFDFRAVHGELSLEPLERILAQGAEKSIFLAQLARASLQFRPPIGFFRQIKEEDGGVDLKKGGIAPIVSLARVYALEARSLAKGTVERLQAAARENKLSPEGAETLIEAFGFLMRLRLREQLVALRRGETPSNKVPLESLSPLERRHLKEAFSQVREVQEAMSHRFHTDRLG, encoded by the coding sequence GTGAACCCGATTGAGTTTGTTCGTGAGCAAGCGCCGTTTCACCTGCTGCCAGATGAGGCCCTGCATCAGGTAGAACGCGGCCTGGAAATTACTTTTTACCCCAGGGGAAGCAAGGTTTTAGAGCGCAACGGCCCCAAGAGCGAGCATTTGTATATGATTCGCAAGGGGGAGGCACGCCTCGAGCGCGACGGGCAGACTGTGCTGCACCTTGAAGAAGGGGAGGTATTCGGCTACCCTTCCCTCCTTTCGCAGGACACCCCCGCTTTTGACGTGGTGGCCGAAGAAGACCTGCTGGTGTACCGCTGGCCCTGGGCCGTATTCCAAAAGCTGCTGGGGTACCCCGCTTTTGCCGAGATGTTTACCCGGGGGCTGGCCGAACGCCTGCGGCTTTCCACACGGGCCGAGGGGTTGGGCCTGGTCAATGTCGATATGGCCCTGCCGGTTGGGAAGCTAGTCACCCGGCCCCCGGTGTTTGTGCCCCGCTCCTTTACGGTGGGCGAAGCAGCCCAGGTCATGCGCAGCCACCAGATCAGCTCGGTACTGGTCGAGGGCGAGCCGGTGGGCATCCTGACCGACCGCGACTTGCGCAACCGGGTACTCGCTGCCGGTAAGGGGCCCGACACACCCCTGCAAGAGGTGATGAGTGCCCCGGCCAAAACCCTGCCCGCCAGCACCCCGCTGTTCGAGGCCCTTTCGTTCATGGTGCGTCAGGGCATTCATCACCTGCCCCTGGAGCAAGACGGGCAGATTATCGGTCTGATTACCGACACTGTCTTCATGCGCCAGCAGACCAAAAGCCCGCTCTACCTGCTGCGGCGGCTCGAGCGCACCCGCAACCCAGGCGACCTGGCAGGCTACGGCCAGGAGCTCTCGGGTGTGGCCGAATCGCTCTTGCTGGGCGGGCTGGGCGCCAGCGAAATTGGCCGCAGTGTAAGCGCCCTCAACGACCAGCTTGTTCGCATTCTGCTTGAGCTGGCCGAGGAACGGCTGGGGCCGCCCCCCACCCCCTACGCCTGGATCGTCTTTGGTTCCGAAGGGCGCATGGAGCAAGCCCTCCTCACCGACCAGGACAACGCCCTGGTCTACCAGCAGGACACCCCCGAGGCGGCGGCCTATTTTGAGCAACTGGCAGACTTTGTGGTGAATGGCCTGATTCAAGCCGGCTTTCCCCCCTGCCCTGGGGGTTATATGGCCACCCGGTGGCGCAAACCGCTATCCGAGTGGGAGCAGCTCTTCCGGCACTGGCTCGAGGCCCCCAAACCGCAAGAGTTGCTGGAAGCGCAGATATTCTTCGATTTCCGAGCCGTACACGGTGAACTTTCGCTCGAGCCCCTCGAGCGTATTCTGGCCCAGGGGGCCGAAAAGAGCATCTTCCTGGCCCAGCTGGCCAGGGCCTCGCTGCAGTTCCGCCCGCCCATTGGATTCTTCCGCCAGATCAAGGAGGAAGACGGCGGGGTCGACCTCAAAAAGGGCGGCATCGCCCCCATCGTGAGCCTGGCCCGGGTCTATGCCCTGGAGGCCCGCAGCCTGGCCAAAGGCACCGTGGAGCGTTTACAGGCCGCGGCTCGAGAGAACAAACTCAGCCCAGAAGGTGCCGAGACCCTTATAGAGGCTTTTGGATTCCTGATGCGACTGCGCCTGCGCGAGCAGCTGGTGGCGCTGCGCCGCGGCGAGACACCCAGCAACAAGGTGCCCCTGGAAAGTCTCTCGCCCCTCGAGCGCCGCCACCTCAAAGAAGCCTTCTCGCAGGTGCGCGAGGTGCAGGAGGCCATGAGCCACCGCTTCCACACCGACCGGCTGGGTTAA